One Electrophorus electricus isolate fEleEle1 chromosome 13, fEleEle1.pri, whole genome shotgun sequence DNA segment encodes these proteins:
- the akap12a gene encoding A-kinase anchor protein 12 isoform X1, with amino-acid sequence MGATSSSQRFGKFEEEDDEQNTGPNKAQDDIAEDKLLQNNGQDSGLKEKNENQSEELNGHCEDRVIGDVGSGIVTLKEDGVEIEDLQGYVSETNADNVGKETVNADGMTMKEGTEADSKLNDIEVGFKKIFRFVGFKFTLKKDKCDTTASEERVTNKQYAKITSPSKDSNDTTEESSVCIRERDAEEMQKESINGKISVESKNSDLSPKTDSEMPGGQISEITDYNEQVIPDKELVKEVPASLEPEEPTSQIKRFFTQGIWLSVRKRRKGEEASKENRHEEIKITDKEEGETFDRAAQEDSTCVCLDVFNFTFEESKDLQAGERHEGMSVVDEALMNPHEQEKVQDSPFRRIFRSFSRRQKETKPVEPNLINSREYLNESLLSSTELMKVQKQEKEAKVEQPMPTEEEQVTDAKFEESKKKLDSAVSWETLICGGSIKKRSRKTFHFDDETQDKGDELKNTTESLFGSSIEGDFDHLSSSNEHTESPAEGEGGSTWKSLKKLVTPKRKVRTEESGSPEQIPSDSEFSKDESSCSIKNLISRRKKRTSNGWQEHSSSDETGKGIATDTEDDDTPVVVPLSEYEIMEPENLKEITESTGKFTIKKEMYPMTEEDNSNGKNLSLTLSYAGGPSFIPNPPNYVEDLTEFISKHQQLSDIPEEGIIEESVQTPVSSTEWTTQDDTLAEDIIELTADAVTAPEPTTDHFNEDENTEMVSAVSHLTESPKTSRNITPAPSQYDMTDADVVLQEVVETICRTPSVLSFKTTDRNPETLLVSVSPCVVESTVSHKTNVLVAPEKTEVTPMCIGLVSQDIDAVEEFLSLPLVEGIHETNEAVPTELVCIDLPEESKAVGIATNEVCEFVVSELESEFHEAVSDDNTHFVETEKKAEIPIIMHTDLLKESRKDEILNVVQVEEYPIEVLYRSEEHMPVAFKGALQGECQPTEKKVITKNINRPENEGPLDTAIKEAVCEQQAHYEEICAEGEKEQKLPDFELSTIDAEEVTQAEIDECVVHNTIFCMSDSAINKASEMLENAVQVTLAEVVETVTHDVIVPGQDTNIHEIREEMSDVLASAVVCPETISIVRTISNSVKLDAEELKNYAQMGNVPSLHFMKYHDIQAEVMNTELKTAMANVERELEFTAAVVVAGIYDKVAAITKGATGQHKIEPISAEESGEIVTRNVFHSNKAENISGNLNELPCEEKDLSAKEASLLETVTNDEGRAAEKLEDISKVSIDLDKYINTEITPVQDLKTKQCIGEKEEVSRKEPVICEQPSLQIEFAQKGRQSLANTTVVSQPKSQKDSELSADTHIKEAAPESVEEESPMTRQVKRACVDAASMISDTHLNNVPETNERTAKPETDFEITTKTGTPYTKIEPQRGIEQLQKEIESENESSEDKKVMENYLKVTETISEISIIYVGEANSSKVVSTTDKESNDIENTCELQNYTVAKPGVESEISEEPVESIQSSEETFCGGRAIGTSSEPVSMKKSDKTTEVQLIVKHEQEALFKPELTELCEPVATEVCELVSKHKSQIIECSQKYTNFPYVTEYEVGTELKVAKTAASALAIETLAMMEIKEELTIISTQEDTAESAEQVTEPMFIKNKIKTVTQPQAEKQVKSHLEVERPEVTESKIETPVVTEVKVEVITDVQTETRVLTSVPRIFDTIPTAEMSVIKDTKVQSHFLTLIKEPEIAAGITAVETLALRETQAVRQDSQRATRAAVVQLPAFLPVSKEAEVLAEASKKKGRTSQDTSGR; translated from the exons TTGCTACAGAACAATGGGCAAGACTCAGGCCTGAAAGAGAAGAACGAAAATCAGTCTGAGGAGTTAAATGGCCACTGTGAGGATAGGGTCATTGGAGATG TTGGATCTGGGATTGTGACACTGAAAGAAGATGGTGTTGAGATAGAAGATCTTCAAGGTTATGTCTCTGAGACAAATGCTGATAATGTAGGCAAGGAAACTGTTAATGCAGATGGCATGACAATGAAAGAGGGAACTGAGGCTGACAGCAAACTGAATGACATTGAAGTTGGCTTCaaaaaaatattcagatttgTTGGATTTAAGTTCACTCTGAAAAAAGACAAGTGTGACACTACTGCTTCAGAGGAGCGAGTCACAAATAAGCAATATGCAAAAATCACAAGTCCTTCAAAGGATTCCAATGACACCACAGAAGAGAGTTCTGTCTGCATAAGGGAAAGGGATGCAGAAGAGATGCAAAAGGAGTCAATTAATGGTAAAATAAGTGTTGAGTCTAAGAACAGTGACCTCTCTCCAAAGACAGACAGTGAAATGCCAGGTGGTCAAATCTCAGAAATCACAGATTATAATGAGCAAGTCATTCCTGATAAAGAACTGGTGAAGGAGGTCCCAGCAAGCCTGGAGCCTGAGGAACCCACTTCCCAAATTAAGCGATTCTTCACACAAGGAATCTGGCTTAGTgtaagaaagagaagaaaaggggaaGAGGCTTCAAAAGAGAATAGACatgaagaaattaaaataactgacaaagaAGAAGGTGAAACATTTGATAGGGCAGCACAGGAAGATAGTACATGTGTATGTCtagatgtgtttaattttacatttgaagaAAGTAAAGATTTACAGGCCGGTGAGAGACATGAGGGCATGTCTGTAGTTGACGAAGCACTAATGAATCCCCATGAACAAGAAAAAGTACAAGATAGTCCATTTAGGAGGATTTTTAGGTCTTTTtcaagaagacagaaagaaacaaaacctgtTGAACCAAATTTGATCAACTCCAGAGAATATCTGAATGAAAGTCTTCTATCATCCACAGAATTAATGAAGGtccaaaaacaggaaaaagaagcAAAGGTAGAACAACCGATGCCTACTGAGGAAGAGCAGGTTACAGATGCTAAGTTTGAAGAATCAAAAAAGAAATTAGACTCAGCAGTTTCCTGGGAAACCCTGATATGTGGTGGGTCTATCAAGAAGAGGTccagaaaaacatttcattttgatgaTGAAACCCAAGACAAGGGAGATGAGctcaaaaatacaacagaaTCACTATTTGGAAGCTCCATTGAAGGTGATTTTGATCATCTATCATCTTCCAATGAACACACTGAGAGTCCTGCAGAAGGAGAAGGTGGATCCACATGGAAATCACTCAAAAAACTAGTTACTCCAAAAAGGAAGGTCAGAACAGAAGAAAGTGGTTCACCTGAGCAGATACCTTCAGACAGTGAGTTTTCCAAAGATGAATCTTCATGTTCTATAAAGAATCTTATCTCAAGACGAAAAAAGAGGACGTCTAATGGGTGGCAAGAACACTCATCCTCGGATGAAACAGGCAAAGGCATAGCAACGGACACTGAAGATGATGACACACCAGTGGTTGTTCCACTATCTGAATATGAAATAATGGAACCCGAAAACCTGAAAGAGATTACTGAGAGTACAGGCAAATTTACAATTAAGAAAGAGATGTATCCCATGACTGAAGAGGACAACTCTAATGGAAAAAATCTTTCACTGACACTTTCATATGCTGGTGGACCATCATTTATACCCAATCCCCCAAATTATGTTGAAGACCTGACAGAATTCATAAGCAAACATCAGCAACTCAGTGACATTCCAGAGGAAGGAATTATCGAGGAAAGTGTTCAAACACCAGTATCCTCTACTGAGTGGACAACTCAAGATGACACGTTAGCTGAGGATATTATAGAACTGACAGCTGATGCAGTGACTGCCCCTGAACCCACAACTGATCACTTTAATGAGGATGAAAATACTGAAATGGTATCAGCAGTTTCCCACCTAACAGAGTCCCCTAAAACATCTAGAAATATAACACCAGCACCAAGCCAATATGATATGACAGATGCAGATGTAGTGCTTCAGGAAGTTGTTGAAACTATCTGTAGGACTCCAAGTGTTCTGTCCttcaaaacaacagacagaaaccCAGAAACTCTGTTAGTCTCAGTTTCTCCATGTGTTGTAGAGTCAACTGTATCACATAAGACAAACGTTTTAGTTGCCCCTGAAAAAACAGAAGTTACACCAATGTGTATAGGACTTGTTTCTCAGGACATTGACGCTGTTGAAGAATTTCTTTCTTTGCCCTTAGTTGAAGGAATTCATGAGACTAATGAAGCTGTACCAACAGAATTGGTCTGTATAGACTTGCCAGAAGAATCCAAGGCAGTAGGGATAGCAACAAATGAGGTCTGTGAGTTTGTAGTCAGTGAATTAGAATCTGAATTCCATGAAGCAGTTTCAGATGATAACACACATTTTGTTGAAACTGAGAAGAAAGCAGAGATACCTATAATAATGCATACAGATTTGCTTAAGGAAAGCCGAAAGGATGAAATCTTAAATGTGGTACAGGTGGAAGAATATCCAATTGAAGTACTGTATCGCAGTGAGGAACACATGCCAGTGGCATTTAAGGGTGCATTACAAGGTGAATGTCAGCCTACTGAGAAGAAAGTTATTACAAAGAATATAAATAGACCTGAGAATGAGGGTCCACTGGACACAGCAATAAAGGAAGCTGTGTGTGAACAGCAAGCACATTATGAGGAAATATGTGCTGAAggtgaaaaagagcaaaaactCCCAGATTTTGAATTATCAACTATTGATGCTGAGGAAGTCACTCAAGCTGAAATAGATGAGTGTGTAGTGCACAACACCATATTCTGTATGTCTGACAGTGCTATAAACAAAGCATCAGAAATGTTAGAGAATGCTGTTCAAGTCACACTAGCTGAAGTAGTTGAAACTGTAACACATGATGTCATAGTCCCAGGGCAAGATACCAATATACATGAAATCAGAGAGGAAATGAGTGATGTTCTTGCTTCAGCTGTAGTATGTCCAGAGACAATTAGCATAGTTAGAACAATCTCAAATTCTGTAAAGCTAGATGCAGAAGAATTGAAAAATTATGCTCAAATGGGAAATGTTCCTTCACTACATTTTATGAAATACCATGATATTCAAGCTGAAGTGATGAATACAGAGTTAAAAACAGCAATGGCAAATGTTGAAAGAGAACTTGAGTTTACTGCTGCAGTGGTTGTAGCAGGTATCTATGACAAAGTAGCAGCAATCACAAAAGGAGCAACAGGGCAACATAAGATTGAACCTATATCAGCAGAAGAGAGTGGGGAAATTGTTACTAGGAATGTTTTTCACAGCAATAAAGCTGAAAACATCTCAGGAAATTTAAATGAGTTACCATGTGAGGAAAAGGACCTATCAGCAAAGGAAGCCTCTCTTCTTGAAACTGTTACCAATGATGAAGGTAGAGCAGCTGAGAAGTTAGAAGACATATCCAAGGTTTCTATAGACcttgataaatatataaatacagagaTAACTCCTGTTCAAGatctcaaaacaaaacaatgcatagGTGAAAAGGAGGAGGTGAGTAGGAAAGAACCAGTCATCTGTGAGCAACCAAGTCTTCAAATTGAATTTGCCCAAAAAGGAAGGCAATCATTGGCCAATACCACAGTAGTGTCACAACCAAAAAGTCAGAAGGATTCTGAACTGAGTGCAGATACACATATCAAAGAGGCAGCTCCAGAATCTGTGGAAGAAGAATCACCAATGACACGTCAGGTTAAAAGAGCATGTGTGGATGCTGCATCCATGATTTCTGACACACATTTGAATAATGTTCCAGAAACCAATGAAAGAACAGCAAAACCTGAAACTGATTTTGAAATCACTACAAAGACAGGTACTCCATATACTAAAATTGAACCTCAAAGGGGCATAGAGCAACTACAAAAAGAAATTGAAAGTGAGAATGAATCAAGTGAAGATAAGAAAGTAATGGAAAATTATCTGAAAGTCACTGAAACAATTTCAGAGATATCTATCATATATGTAGGGGAAGCAAATAGCTCTAAGGTAGTTTCAACTACTGATAAGGAGTCTAATGATATTGAAAACACATGTGAACTACAAAACTATACAGTTGCTAAGCCAGGAGTGGAATCTGAAATATCTGAGGAGCCAGTAGAAAGCATTCAGAGTTctgaagaaacattttgtggtgGCAGAGCAATAGGGACTTCAAGTGAGCCTGTAAGTATGAAAAAATCTGATAAGACCACTGAGGTCCAGTTAATAGTTAAACATGAGCAAGAAGCTTTGTTCAAACCTGAACTAACTGAACTGTGTGAACCAGTAGCTACAGAAGTGTGTGAGCTTGTAAGTAAACATAAATCTCAAATAATAGAATGTTCTCAAAAGTACACAAACTTTCCATATGTGACTGAATATGAAGTAGGAACTGAACTGAAGGTAGCAAAGACAGCAGCTTCTGCATTGGCCATAGAAACACTAGCTATGATGGAAATAAAAGAGGAATTAACCATAATCAGTACTCAAGAAGACACAGCAGAGTCAGCTGAGCAGGTAACAGAACCAATGTTcattaagaataaaattaagACAGTCACACAGCCACAGGCAGAAAAGCAAGTAAAGAGTCATCTTGAAGTAGAGAGACCAGAGGTAACTGAATCAAAGATAGAAACACCCGTAGTAACAGAGGTTAAGGTGGAAGTAATAACTGATGTACAAACAGAAACACGAGTTTTGACATCAGTACCAAGGATTTTTGATACGATCCCCACTGCTGAAATGTCAGTGATTAAAGATACTAAAGTGCAATCACACTTTTTAACATTAATCAAAGAACCAGAAATAGCTGCAGGCATCACTGCAGTagaaacactggcactgagGGAAACACAAGCAGTGCGCCAAGATTCACAGAGAGCAACAAGGGCAGCAGTAGTCCAACTGCCAGCTTTTTTGCCAGTGTCAAAGGAAGCAGAAGTGCTAGCGGAGGCGTCTAAAAAAAAAGGACGCACAAGTCAAGACACCAGTGGCAGATAA
- the rmnd1 gene encoding required for meiotic nuclear division protein 1 homolog isoform X2, translated as MMQCIAYATADQYHLPSLCHDLMANGFFEIKDLPRDAANVLVIGTEKASKPSDTAMMFFFREGSAVFWNVDEKTIKKVMRILEQHEIQPYEVALAHWENEEINYTVGNGNSKLHRGNFIFNSEMDYKQGLLEKFAFSNALSLSVKLAIWEVSLDNFVESIQSIPETLKSGKAVKLSRAEVLQKIGELFTLRHCINLSSDLLITPDFYWDREDLEQLYDKTCQFLSINRRVKVVNEKLQHCTELTDLMRNHLSEKHSLRLEWMIVILITIEVLFELARVI; from the exons ATGATGCAATGTATTGCCTATGCAACTGCGGATCAATACCATCTACCTAGTCTTTGCCATGATCTAATGGCCAATGGCTTTTTTGAAATTAAAGACCTGCCAAGAG ATGCTGCTAATGTCCTGGTGATTGGAACAGAGAAGGCATCAAAACCAAGTGACACTGCTATGATGTTTTTCTTCAG GGAAGGCTCGGCTGTGTTCTGGAATGTTGATGAGAAAACT ATAAAGAAAGTAATGAGAATATTGGAGCAACATGAGATTCAGCCCTATGAGGTAGCCTTGGCCCACTGGGAAAATGAAGAGATCAATTACACAGTGGGAAA TGGAAATTCAAAGCTGCATCGGGGAAACTTCATATTTAATAGTGAGATGGACTACAAGCAAGGACTTTTGGAAAAATTTGCATTTTCCAATGCTTTGTCTCTGTCAG TTAAGCTAGCAATATGggaagtctctctggataactTTGTGGAATCCATCCAGTCAATTCCTGAG ACACTGAAATCTGGAAAAGCAGTTAAACTGTCCAGAGCAGAGGTCTTGCAGAAAATAGGTGAACTGTTTACACTGAG gCATTGCATAAACCTCAGTTCTGATCTTCTGATCACCCCTGATTTCTACTGGGACAGAGAGGACCTGGAGCAGCTGTATGACAAAACCTGTCAGTTTCTCAGTATCAATCGTAGGGTCAAG GTGGTGAATGAGAaactgcaacactgcactgagcTGACAGACCTGATGAGGAATCATCTGAGTGAGAAGCATAGTCTGCGCCTGGAGTGGATGATTGTGATCCTTATCACTATTGAG GTGTTGTTTGAACTCGCACGCGTCATCTGA
- the rmnd1 gene encoding required for meiotic nuclear division protein 1 homolog isoform X1 — protein MLTRWFTARTPWRLLQPLERVHFSRFRISGIAEQVQNVPCSGFKCFPNLLTLRASSCNLHTDHKKTHTITIHHSRTSGLHTKTLKGPLIFHTETPPVLSMIPKTWSIHIKQSTTTSTRPVLKQGSIPSKRTLKGPRTKQPSRTNLPSPEEDMMQCIAYATADQYHLPSLCHDLMANGFFEIKDLPRDAANVLVIGTEKASKPSDTAMMFFFREGSAVFWNVDEKTIKKVMRILEQHEIQPYEVALAHWENEEINYTVGNGNSKLHRGNFIFNSEMDYKQGLLEKFAFSNALSLSVKLAIWEVSLDNFVESIQSIPETLKSGKAVKLSRAEVLQKIGELFTLRHCINLSSDLLITPDFYWDREDLEQLYDKTCQFLSINRRVKVVNEKLQHCTELTDLMRNHLSEKHSLRLEWMIVILITIEVLFELARVI, from the exons ATGCTAACTAGGTGGTTTACAGCACGAACACCTTGGAGACTGCTGCAGCCTTTGGAGAGGGTGCATTTCTCCAGATTTAGAATTTCTGGAATAGCAGAACAGGTGCAAAATGTCCCTTGCTCTGGGTTCAAGTGTTTTCCAAATCTCTTGACTCTCAGAGCCTCGTCATGTAACCTTCACACAGACCACAAAAAGACTCATACCATTACAATCCATCATTCGAGAACCTCTGGacttcacacaaaaacacttaaaGGACCACTCATTTttcacactgaaacaccacCTGTCCTAAGTATGATACCCAAAACATGGAGTATACATATTAAGCAGTCAACCACAACATCCACCAGACCTGTGCTGAAGCAAGGAAGCATACCAAGCAAAAGGACATTAAAGGGACCAAGGACGAAACAGCCATCCAGAACCAATCTACCTTCCCCAGAAGAG GATATGATGCAATGTATTGCCTATGCAACTGCGGATCAATACCATCTACCTAGTCTTTGCCATGATCTAATGGCCAATGGCTTTTTTGAAATTAAAGACCTGCCAAGAG ATGCTGCTAATGTCCTGGTGATTGGAACAGAGAAGGCATCAAAACCAAGTGACACTGCTATGATGTTTTTCTTCAG GGAAGGCTCGGCTGTGTTCTGGAATGTTGATGAGAAAACT ATAAAGAAAGTAATGAGAATATTGGAGCAACATGAGATTCAGCCCTATGAGGTAGCCTTGGCCCACTGGGAAAATGAAGAGATCAATTACACAGTGGGAAA TGGAAATTCAAAGCTGCATCGGGGAAACTTCATATTTAATAGTGAGATGGACTACAAGCAAGGACTTTTGGAAAAATTTGCATTTTCCAATGCTTTGTCTCTGTCAG TTAAGCTAGCAATATGggaagtctctctggataactTTGTGGAATCCATCCAGTCAATTCCTGAG ACACTGAAATCTGGAAAAGCAGTTAAACTGTCCAGAGCAGAGGTCTTGCAGAAAATAGGTGAACTGTTTACACTGAG gCATTGCATAAACCTCAGTTCTGATCTTCTGATCACCCCTGATTTCTACTGGGACAGAGAGGACCTGGAGCAGCTGTATGACAAAACCTGTCAGTTTCTCAGTATCAATCGTAGGGTCAAG GTGGTGAATGAGAaactgcaacactgcactgagcTGACAGACCTGATGAGGAATCATCTGAGTGAGAAGCATAGTCTGCGCCTGGAGTGGATGATTGTGATCCTTATCACTATTGAG GTGTTGTTTGAACTCGCACGCGTCATCTGA
- the zbtb2a gene encoding zinc finger and BTB domain-containing protein 2a, which produces MELAHHGLVLLQQLNAQREYGFLCDCTVAIGDVYFKAHKAVLAAFSNYFRMLFIHQDSECVRLKPSDIQPEIFSYLLNLMYTGKLTTQLIDPLCLEQGVKFLHAYPLLQEASLLINPESHCVPLTNSLYGIQISDQPCGMPYTNTVCKYHTWSKSETLANDFSEVPETKVNNADVCSLELPSENTVNSQHFTSGIIRRNASFRKQYVCTHCDSRFSQRYLLKEHLLLHATQAFEHCISSVVDGCTVELEHHEGEDEALRIDSDDISDTEQQMKREKTPPPSDIADIDNLEALEREVKRRKFECPTCGRKFIQKSHWREHMYIHTGKPYHCSTCGKSFCRASQAARHVCLNQGAESYTMVNKESMVLCGGEENNQVEALFLSSSRPYKCSVCALPFGSPSEVFRHQCPAIATVMVTQDNPSDEHRKSSSITEEPVTDQ; this is translated from the exons ATGGAGCTAGCCCACCACGGTCTTGTTCTGCTACAGCAGCTCAATGCTCAGCGGGAGTATGGTTTCCTGTGTGACTGCACAGTGGCCATCGgggatgtttattttaaagctcaCAAGGCTGTTCTTGCTGCTTTTTCAAACTACTTCCGCATGTTGTTCATCCACCAGGACag TGAATGTGTACGCCTGAAGCCCTCAGATATACAACCAGAAATCTTCAGCTATCTGCTTAATTTGATGTACACAGGAAAGTTGACCACACAGCTGATAGATCCTCTTTGCCTGGAGCAGGGAGTAAAATTCCTGCATGCATATCCCCTTTTACAGGAGGCAAGTCTTCTTATTAACCCAGAGTCCCATTGTGTCCCTTTGACCAACTCTCTGTATGGAATTCAGATCTCTGATCAGCCATGTGGTATGCCCTATACAAACACAGTATGTAAATACCACACCTGGTCCAAAAGTGAAACCCTGGCCAATGACTTTTCAGAAGTTCCTGAAACAAAGGTCAACAATGCAGATGTTTGTAGTCTAGAGTTGCCCTCTGAGAACACTGTGAATTCCCAACATTTCACCTCTGGTATTATAAGGAGAAATGCCTCCTTCAGGAAGCAATACGTATGCACTCACTGTGATAGTCGGTTCAGCCAGAGATATCTACTAAAGGAGCATCTACTCCTCCATGCTACCCAGGCCTTTGAACATTGTATATCATCTGTGGTGGATGGCTGCACTGTGGAACTGGAGCATCATGAGGGGGAAGATGAGGCTTTGCGTATTGATAGCGACGACATAAGCGATACTGAGCAACAAATGAAGAGGGAGAAGACCCCGCCTCCCTCGGACATTGCTGATATTGACAACCTGGAAGCCCTCGAGCGTGAGGTGAAGCGACGGAAGTTCGAGTGTCCAACTTGTGGCCGCAAGTTCATCCAGAAGAGCCACTGGCGGGAGCACATGTACATCCACACGGGCAAGCCATACCACTGCAGCACCTGTGGGAAGAGCTTCTGCAGGGCTAGCCAAGCTGCGCGGCATGTCTGCTTGAATCAAGGTGCAGAGTCGTATACCATGGTGAACAAGGAGAGCATGGTGCTCTGTGGTGGGGAGGAAAACAATCAGGTTGAGGCACTTTTCCTGTCTTCAAGCAGACCCTATAAATGCAGTGTATGTGCACTGCCTTTTGGCAGCCCTTCTGAGGTCTTCAGACATCAGTGTCCAGCTATAGCAACAGTGATGGTCACGCAAGATAACCCCTCTGATGAACACAGAAAAAGCAGCTCAATAACTGAAGAACCTGTTACTGACCAGTAA
- the ccdc170 gene encoding coiled-coil domain-containing protein 170 gives MRQTAFTFAMEESLMQQHLVHYKQATESAREELAALQSKYQRLQSQLLDCQSKISSQETMVHDMREVIDRHKETEARQTSLISSLRERIHNTEQEIGFIASSKSIIDMKLQVLTKENEELKQRELQMEIKSKEHLREWDKAKQDASDLQTRWEEFVSRLADKLSIDLDRKCKPLETIISLVDQCCKQRDRQKTQISALEESVKCHEVESKASRETVRRLVADVDHEQKVAAARASDLNSFRQDHEHALLREQSLEAESRSLRKKLQECELVLAAVREESSCNSKHSQDLEHSLHRSQDEVHVLQSRMETFMKEMELLLRAQSATAVPKEEHILERLRELCKNQKNSNAAVAEMEVRLAEGSCDLARQTELLRGAELRAQQLQNRLQELETELLTAGVSKDGLSQEKQQYLQFLEQLSERMKIEHVVTDLGFDMRLEALLTRAEQLTRQEGSVLVETKTLVYSLQKKVKDQRERLESKDLHMELLRKKVAQLEEEKRSRSALAVEHDDATLASRKLQKKVERLQAELSVMRFSTTELKAQLSHTNELKIRVMEQKQTIEEQSKCLGKLEKNKAKVAKRLSTVKTELQNQEYKASHELQQAQRLLHSQASTMAELAHREKQLLDFCMVVSQMLGVDTPCSVPSSAVIKRLEVLIHSSHHHRPLACQCGAPYCLHCMAPSAACSTLSAGPLLPEPLALSPPPSRTTP, from the exons ATGAG acaaacggCGTTTACCTTTGCAATGGAAGAGTCTCTGATGCAACAGCACCTGGTCCACTACAAACAGGCCACAGAATCTGCTCGGGAGGAGTTAGCTGCCCTCCAGTCTAAATATCAGCGTCTCCAGtcacag TTGCTGGATTGTCAATCGAAGATTTCATCTCAGGAGACTATGGTGCATGACATGAGAGAGGTAATTGACAGGCACAAGGAGACCGAGGCCAGACAGACCTCTCTCATCAGCTCCCTCAGGGAGCGTATCcacaacacagaacaagagATTGGCTTCATCGCATCTTCCAAAAGCATTATAGATATGAAATTACAAGTACTTACCAAAGAGAATGAGGAGCTGAAACAGCGAGAACTGCAAATGGAGATAAAATCTAA AGAACATCTTAGAGAATGGgacaaagcaaagcaagacGCAAGCGATTTACAGACGAGGTGGGAGGAGTTTGTGTCTCGATTAGCCGACAAACTCTCCATTGATTTAGACAGGAAATGTAAACCCCTGGAGACCATTATCTCATTG GTGGATCAATGCtgcaaacagagagacagacagaagactCAGATCAGCGCCTTAGAGGAGAGTGTGAAGTGCCACGAGGTGGAGTCCAAGGCCAGCAGGGAGACGGTGAGACGACTAGTAGCTGATGTGGACCATGAACAGAAGGTCGCAGCAGCCCGCGCTAGTGACCTGAACTCATTCAGACAG GACCATGAGCACGCGCTGCTCAGGGAGCAGAGTTTGGAAGCCGAGAGTCGGAGCCTGAGGAAGAAGCTGCAGGAATGTGAGCTGGTGCTGGCTGCTGTTAGGGAGGAGTCCAGCTGCAACAGCAAGCACTCTCAGGACCTTGAACACTCGCTCCACAGGAGCCAAGATGAGGTCCACGTATTGCAAAGTCGCATGGAGACCTTCATGAAGGAGATGGAGCTTCTGCTCAGGGCTCAGTCTGCAACTGCTGTGCCCAAAGAAGAACACATACTGGAGAGACTCAGAGAACTCTGCAAAAACCAGAAGAACAGTAATGCG GCTGTGGCTGAGATGGAGGTTAGGTTGGCAGAGGGGTCATGTGACCTTGCCAGGCAGACAGAGCTACTGAGAGGTGCAGAGCTGAGGGCCCAGCAGCTCCAGAACAGGTTGCAGGAGCTGGAGACCGAGCTCCTCACTGCAGGAGTCAGCAAAGATGGGCTGAGCCAAGAGAAACAGCAA TACCTGCAATTTCTGGAGCAGCTTTCAGAGAGAATGAAGATCGAGCATGTAGTAACAGATCTGGGCTTTGACATGAGACTTGAGGCTTTGCTGACAAGAGCAGAACAACTTACAAGACAGGAGGGGAGTGTGCTGGTGGAAACCAAAACTCTGGTCTACAGTCTTCAGAAAAAG GTGAAGGACCAGAGGGAGAGGCTGGAGAGTAAGGACCTGCACATGGAGCTGTTGAGAAAGAAGGTggcccagctggaggaggagaaaaggagtCGCTCGGCTCTTGCTGTGGAGCACGATGATGCCACCCTGGCCAGCAGGAAGCTGCAGAAGAAGGTGGAGCGGCTTCAGGCTGAGCTTAGCGTCATGCGCTTTTCCACCACTGAGCTGAAGGCCCAGCTCTCCCACACCAACGAGCTGAAG ATTAGAGTGATGGAACAGAAGCAGACCATTGAGGAGCAAAGTAAGTGTCTGGGAAAACTTGAGAAGAATAAGGCAAAAGTGGCAAAGAGACTTAGCACAGTGAAAACAGAGCTGCAGAACCAGGAGTACAAAGCTAGCCACGAGCTGCAGCAAGCACAAAGGCTTCTCCACAGCCAGGCCAGCACCATGGCAGAACTGGCCCACAGGGAAAAACAG CTGCTAGACTTCTGTATGGTGGTGTCACAGATGTTAGGGGTGGACACGCCATGCTCTGTGCCCAGCAGTGCGGTTATCAAAAGGCTGGAGGTTCTAATTCACTCAAGCCACCATCACCGTCCTCTGGCATGCCAGTGTGGAGCACCATACTGTTTGCACTGCATGGCTCCAAGCGCTGCCTGCTCCACCCTCTCAGCAGGTCCCTTGTTGCCTGAACCACTGGCCCTGTCTCCACCTCCCTCCAGAACTACACCGTGA